A genomic region of Ignavibacteria bacterium contains the following coding sequences:
- a CDS encoding DUF1887 family protein, producing MTTMFCLVSRQAMANVLPVFMLKPKNVLLLSTLEEKQCANNLERLFVQKNIKVYRRDNLDAYDYKAFREVVKEELKKYGNDVILNLTGGTKLMALAARDAFAEFNRRIVYCDTEHKKLITIHPSYHIEDLNAELTIEDYLSSYGYKIIDEKNINFDEYFNFFNFIEKNNLMASFVNMYKKVRQKIHMEIPKFTEFNHDKRIKITRDLKGFFIEYGTSNKEIFFISHSDFKSGDWLEYYTYYLLSKNKNSQLKLGVKLINEKGVENEIDVIELKDYRLILYSCKSGKKDNQFDLYQIETLRNITSGTFGKGIFVTANKQSAAFLKRAQELSIKVINVLEIKPA from the coding sequence ATGACAACAATGTTTTGTCTTGTTTCAAGGCAGGCAATGGCAAATGTCCTGCCTGTATTTATGCTTAAACCTAAGAATGTCTTATTGCTTTCAACTTTAGAAGAAAAACAATGTGCAAATAATCTGGAAAGACTGTTTGTTCAAAAAAATATAAAAGTCTACAGAAGAGATAATCTTGACGCTTATGATTATAAAGCATTTAGAGAAGTTGTAAAAGAAGAATTAAAAAAATATGGAAACGATGTAATACTAAATCTCACCGGCGGTACAAAATTAATGGCTTTAGCTGCACGAGATGCATTCGCTGAATTCAATAGAAGAATAGTTTATTGCGATACTGAACATAAAAAGCTTATTACTATCCATCCATCTTATCACATTGAAGATTTAAATGCTGAGCTCACAATTGAAGACTATTTAAGTTCTTACGGTTATAAAATTATTGATGAGAAAAATATAAACTTTGATGAATATTTTAACTTTTTCAATTTCATTGAGAAAAATAATCTTATGGCTTCGTTTGTAAATATGTATAAAAAGGTTAGACAGAAAATTCACATGGAAATTCCAAAGTTTACTGAATTTAATCATGATAAGAGGATTAAAATTACAAGAGACTTAAAAGGATTTTTCATTGAATACGGTACCAGTAACAAAGAAATATTTTTCATCTCTCACTCAGATTTTAAGAGCGGCGACTGGCTTGAATATTACACATATTATTTATTAAGCAAAAACAAAAATTCGCAATTAAAACTTGGTGTAAAATTAATTAACGAAAAAGGTGTTGAAAACGAAATTGATGTAATAGAACTTAAAGATTACAGATTGATACTTTACTCCTGCAAGAGCGGAAAGAAAGATAATCAATTTGACCTTTATCAAATCGAAACTCTACGAAATATTACAAGCGGAACCTTTGGTAAAGGAATTTTTGTAACCGCCAACAAGCAATCAGCAGCATTCCTGAAACGTGCTCAGGAATTATCAATTAAAGTTATAAATGTATTAGAAATTAAACCAGCTTAA
- a CDS encoding CRISPR-associated protein, whose protein sequence is MKKYKSIYDIPFPYISPKASTNQVKRKAEKYLKIILDALKQSKDKNNAVHLMGEFTFVYHLVNLLKKKKIKVIVSTTDRIVEEKDGKKIVTFNFVRFREY, encoded by the coding sequence TTGAAAAAATATAAATCAATTTACGATATCCCCTTCCCCTATATTTCTCCAAAAGCATCAACAAATCAAGTGAAACGAAAAGCAGAGAAATATTTAAAAATTATTCTTGATGCACTGAAACAATCCAAAGATAAAAACAATGCAGTCCATCTTATGGGTGAATTTACTTTCGTCTATCATCTGGTAAATCTCTTGAAGAAGAAAAAAATCAAAGTAATTGTCTCAACTACAGATAGAATCGTAGAAGAAAAAGACGGTAAAAAGATAGTCACTTTTAATTTCGTTCGGTTCAGGGAATATTAA
- the cmr6 gene encoding type III-B CRISPR module RAMP protein Cmr6 → MSDSLVPKETLEKINRNQVSNFALKFHKFARFDGDKFLFFKTDKGKIIFNDVENFNFPSINFNNLCKEISEAAKKLFPTINYVKKLIIDWRLTLGLGSESVYETSINLHPVYGFPYIPGQSIKGVVRSWVILEYFNKDEEKAYQSETFCHLFGCPKESILNKEYQGALVFFDAYPIETPKLKVDVMNPHYQPYYSDKTNTKPPADYYNPNPIFFVTVENTSFQFIIGIKETENNLGKIDNIQGHYFDLGKKFLLEALTQKGVGAKTAVGYGYFK, encoded by the coding sequence ATGTCAGATTCTTTAGTTCCAAAAGAGACTTTGGAAAAAATTAATCGAAATCAAGTATCAAATTTTGCGTTAAAATTTCACAAATTCGCAAGATTTGATGGGGATAAATTCCTCTTCTTTAAAACAGATAAAGGGAAAATAATATTTAATGATGTCGAAAATTTTAATTTTCCTTCAATAAATTTTAACAATCTTTGTAAAGAAATTTCTGAGGCAGCGAAAAAATTATTTCCAACTATAAATTATGTAAAAAAACTTATAATTGATTGGCGATTAACTCTTGGCCTCGGTTCAGAATCAGTCTACGAAACCTCAATAAATCTACATCCGGTCTATGGTTTCCCATATATTCCTGGCCAATCGATTAAAGGAGTAGTGCGTAGCTGGGTTATATTAGAATATTTCAATAAAGATGAAGAAAAAGCTTATCAAAGCGAAACTTTTTGCCATTTATTTGGTTGTCCCAAGGAAAGCATCCTGAATAAAGAATATCAAGGTGCACTTGTTTTTTTCGATGCTTATCCTATTGAAACACCCAAATTAAAGGTTGATGTTATGAATCCTCATTATCAACCATATTATTCCGATAAAACAAATACTAAACCTCCAGCTGATTATTATAACCCCAATCCAATATTCTTTGTTACAGTTGAAAATACAAGTTTTCAATTTATCATCGGGATAAAAGAAACGGAAAATAATTTAGGTAAAATTGACAATATTCAAGGACATTATTTTGACTTAGGTAAAAAATTTCTTTTAGAAGCATTGACTCAAAAAGGCGTAGGAGCAAAAACCGCTGTTGGATATGGATATTTTAAATAA
- the cmr5 gene encoding type III-B CRISPR module-associated protein Cmr5 gives MSFLRTTDQIKIEFAFNCARNASVLGKEYKSYVKKLPMLIKTNGLGAAFAFMYSKRSKEEGKFWNSIGRDIYNWLNYRNMINSDKVRSFDELVFAISQISSVEYRKITSEVLSFLSWLKRFADGLIEGD, from the coding sequence ATGTCATTTCTAAGAACAACAGATCAAATAAAAATAGAATTCGCTTTTAATTGTGCTAGAAATGCTTCTGTATTGGGAAAAGAATATAAAAGTTATGTTAAGAAGTTACCAATGCTTATAAAGACCAATGGACTAGGTGCTGCATTTGCATTTATGTATTCAAAAAGGAGCAAAGAAGAAGGGAAATTCTGGAATTCAATTGGTAGAGACATTTATAATTGGTTAAATTATCGAAATATGATTAATTCAGATAAAGTAAGATCATTTGATGAATTGGTGTTTGCGATTTCTCAAATCTCTTCTGTAGAATATAGAAAAATTACTTCAGAAGTTTTATCATTCCTTTCTTGGTTAAAACGTTTTGCCGATGGATTAATAGAAGGAGATTAG
- the cmr4 gene encoding type III-B CRISPR module RAMP protein Cmr4 — translation MFRIAKPFYFRTISSLHCGSGNDLGMVDLPIQREKHTSFPKVESSSLKGAIREAFENKLEQQKVEFLEIISKNDSSKIGFENINDKKRLKLSFDYSIQLLFGYDEDNLDELIKKEFEEDSEFSGALAFSDARILFFPVRSAKGIFAWITCPYVLNRYVEDLKLCYKDFRLNIPSVDIGQCITYANNKISINNTSVVLEEYRFNEQQNLNIDPILSKFREMNELKERVVVLNDDDFRDFVNQFTEIITRTKIDNLTGTVAQGALFNEEYLPPETIMYFLVFSTPIFQKEEKKKGIFNQNGKKEEELVMEFFVKNLPEVMQLGGNATIGKGIIKINEINQNNDKGGK, via the coding sequence ATGTTTAGAATTGCAAAACCATTTTATTTTCGTACAATTTCATCACTCCACTGTGGAAGTGGTAATGATTTAGGAATGGTGGATTTACCCATTCAAAGGGAAAAACATACATCATTCCCAAAAGTTGAGAGCTCTTCGCTTAAAGGAGCTATAAGAGAAGCTTTTGAAAATAAACTAGAACAACAAAAAGTTGAGTTCTTAGAAATAATATCAAAGAACGATTCTTCTAAAATTGGATTTGAGAATATCAATGATAAAAAACGTTTAAAATTGAGTTTCGATTATTCAATTCAATTACTATTTGGATATGATGAAGATAATCTTGACGAACTAATAAAAAAGGAATTTGAAGAGGATTCCGAATTTTCAGGAGCTCTTGCTTTTTCTGATGCTCGCATTTTATTTTTCCCAGTAAGATCAGCAAAAGGTATCTTCGCTTGGATAACCTGTCCATATGTATTAAATAGATACGTTGAGGATCTGAAGCTTTGTTACAAAGATTTCAGATTAAATATTCCAAGTGTCGATATCGGGCAATGTATTACTTACGCTAATAACAAAATATCCATAAACAATACATCAGTTGTTTTAGAAGAATACAGATTTAACGAACAACAAAATTTAAATATTGATCCTATATTATCAAAATTTAGAGAAATGAATGAATTAAAAGAACGTGTAGTAGTTTTAAATGATGATGATTTTAGAGATTTTGTAAATCAATTTACTGAAATAATTACTAGAACTAAGATTGATAATCTAACAGGTACGGTAGCGCAGGGTGCATTGTTTAACGAAGAATATCTTCCACCAGAAACAATAATGTATTTTTTAGTTTTCAGTACCCCCATTTTTCAAAAAGAGGAAAAGAAAAAAGGTATTTTTAACCAAAATGGGAAAAAAGAAGAAGAACTTGTAATGGAATTTTTTGTGAAAAACCTTCCAGAAGTAATGCAACTAGGGGGTAACGCTACAATTGGTAAGGGTATAATTAAAATTAATGAAATAAACCAAAATAACGATAAAGGAGGAAAATGA
- the cas10 gene encoding type III-B CRISPR-associated protein Cas10/Cmr2: protein MNNYLFLFTISPVQSFIAQARKTRDLYNSSRILSDLIEFAISQINPKEIIFPFFDKQTNDKEKSYPNRFIAILEGNDDQDVKNLGHKFKNQILKKFEEFSINAVKEAKIYKEKLPANFYNQIKNHLLIHWVALPFSDEQYKKRYKEIESLLGAIKNVREFEQVEETGRKCSICGERNMIFCQKGNKSKFQLKPNWKLLSTQEKITIEDFNNSIIEVNYPFDSSEGLCAVCFTKRFYLIEEFPSTAHIALKHLDSNEKTKKQIDYMKNIFDDYFDYQLLYEENLKKAYFKKQNIQVKLLEEAKPIQAQLKKIAKEENLKITPYYSVVMFDGDSMGKWLSGSNLREDVNLLDFHKKLTQLLNEFAYETRNIVTEEKGKVVYAGGEDFLAFINLNYLFDVLRELRIKFDDIINNGISEFKNENKNLTFSAGIIIAHYKWPLSEVLSWARKLEKEAKDIDDDKNAFAIAVMKHSGEINKAILKWGMNGTENIDTLANITYDLSHEIFSNSFINQLSKEFYGLTLRSEILKTELERLLIRSFKPQRKINESKEQFIKRKLEKIHNTMGCIISLYEKLNLENLISALFIAEFISRHLNGVKNEN, encoded by the coding sequence ATGAATAATTACTTATTCCTATTCACAATCAGTCCGGTTCAATCATTTATTGCTCAAGCGAGAAAAACTAGAGATTTATATAACAGCAGTAGAATTCTCTCTGATTTGATTGAATTCGCAATAAGTCAGATCAATCCAAAGGAAATAATCTTCCCTTTTTTTGATAAGCAGACTAATGACAAAGAAAAATCTTATCCCAATAGGTTCATTGCAATTTTAGAAGGGAATGATGACCAAGATGTTAAAAATTTGGGGCATAAATTTAAGAACCAAATATTAAAAAAATTTGAAGAATTTTCAATTAATGCTGTCAAAGAAGCTAAAATCTATAAAGAAAAATTACCCGCAAATTTTTATAACCAGATAAAAAATCATTTATTAATACATTGGGTTGCATTACCCTTTTCAGATGAACAATATAAAAAACGATATAAAGAAATTGAATCACTTCTTGGAGCAATCAAAAATGTTAGAGAATTTGAACAAGTTGAAGAAACAGGAAGGAAATGCTCTATCTGTGGTGAACGTAATATGATATTTTGCCAAAAGGGCAATAAATCAAAATTTCAATTAAAACCCAATTGGAAACTTTTAAGTACACAAGAAAAAATCACAATAGAAGATTTTAATAATTCAATAATTGAAGTAAATTATCCTTTTGATTCCAGCGAGGGACTTTGTGCGGTTTGCTTTACAAAAAGATTTTATTTAATTGAGGAGTTTCCTTCAACAGCACATATTGCATTAAAGCATCTTGACAGTAATGAAAAAACTAAAAAACAAATAGACTATATGAAAAATATTTTCGATGATTACTTTGATTATCAATTATTATATGAAGAAAACCTAAAGAAAGCTTACTTTAAAAAACAAAATATACAAGTAAAACTTTTAGAAGAGGCTAAACCAATTCAAGCTCAATTAAAGAAAATTGCCAAAGAAGAAAATCTCAAAATTACTCCGTATTATTCTGTTGTAATGTTTGATGGTGATAGTATGGGTAAGTGGCTCTCGGGTTCAAATTTAAGAGAAGATGTTAATTTGTTGGATTTTCATAAAAAATTGACACAATTACTTAACGAATTCGCATATGAAACTCGAAATATTGTCACTGAAGAAAAAGGTAAAGTAGTATATGCGGGTGGTGAAGATTTTTTAGCTTTTATCAATTTAAATTATCTCTTTGATGTTTTAAGGGAATTAAGAATTAAATTCGATGATATTATCAATAATGGTATTTCAGAATTTAAAAATGAAAACAAAAATTTAACTTTCTCGGCGGGTATTATAATAGCACATTATAAATGGCCTTTATCAGAAGTTTTATCTTGGGCACGTAAACTTGAAAAAGAGGCTAAAGACATTGACGACGACAAAAATGCTTTTGCTATTGCTGTTATGAAACATTCTGGAGAAATAAATAAAGCCATTCTAAAATGGGGAATGAATGGAACAGAAAATATAGATACTTTAGCAAATATCACTTATGATTTATCCCACGAAATATTCTCGAATTCATTTATTAATCAACTATCAAAAGAATTTTATGGACTTACGTTACGATCAGAAATTCTAAAGACAGAATTAGAAAGATTATTAATTCGTTCATTCAAGCCTCAAAGAAAAATAAATGAAAGTAAAGAGCAATTTATAAAGAGAAAATTAGAAAAAATTCATAATACTATGGGATGTATAATTTCTTTATATGAAAAACTGAATTTGGAAAATCTTATATCAGCATTATTTATAGCTGAATTTATAAGTAGACACCTTAATGGAGTAAAAAATGAAAATTAA
- the cmr1 gene encoding type III-B CRISPR module RAMP protein Cmr1, whose translation MYKITFECETITPMFLAGVDGKTPELRPPSIKGAMRFWWRATNAHLQLHELKNREAAIFGGSGENEGRSKFNLKVSVNNYKLEASLRNKIWDSKNNSIRKEYQGMAYLLYSTFMQKDNQRPYFSKIFFSIEISSYQKEVLVEAANSFYILSIFGALGSRSRRGGGNFIITKILDDNKIVPSLKLLIDIENNMELVEFIKTVVSQITIKNSNNLKNNTYSNLSSFKVFISDPETSAEECLQIMGNQYKEFRSRREPDYSNIKNYLISGNNFDTIEKAAFGLPINYRYRSLNNKSVTIEGHMKKERERCASPLIFKVLAVKNNTINYYPMIVFFERELLPKGDKIIIKDTSNNNKRPIWVNVPSNEIIHSFLSEFPNIIEVKI comes from the coding sequence ATGTATAAAATTACTTTTGAATGTGAAACCATTACCCCTATGTTTTTAGCAGGAGTTGATGGAAAAACACCTGAATTAAGACCTCCTAGTATAAAAGGCGCTATGCGTTTTTGGTGGAGAGCAACAAATGCACATTTACAATTGCATGAATTAAAGAATAGAGAGGCTGCAATTTTTGGTGGAAGCGGGGAAAATGAAGGAAGAAGTAAATTTAACTTAAAAGTTTCAGTGAACAATTATAAACTTGAAGCATCGTTAAGAAATAAAATATGGGATTCAAAAAATAATAGTATTCGAAAAGAATACCAAGGAATGGCTTATTTATTATACTCTACTTTTATGCAAAAAGATAATCAACGTCCCTATTTCTCTAAGATTTTTTTCTCCATTGAAATAAGTTCATATCAGAAAGAAGTTCTAGTAGAAGCTGCTAATTCTTTTTATATTTTATCAATCTTTGGAGCATTGGGCTCAAGATCAAGACGAGGTGGAGGAAATTTCATAATAACAAAAATATTAGATGATAATAAAATAGTTCCAAGTTTAAAGCTCTTAATTGATATTGAAAACAATATGGAGCTTGTTGAATTCATAAAAACAGTTGTAAGTCAAATAACTATAAAAAATTCAAATAATTTGAAAAATAATACATATTCTAATTTATCTTCTTTTAAAGTATTTATTTCTGATCCTGAAACTTCCGCTGAAGAATGTTTACAAATTATGGGAAATCAATATAAAGAATTTAGGTCAAGAAGAGAACCTGATTATTCTAACATAAAAAATTATTTAATTTCTGGTAATAATTTTGATACTATAGAAAAAGCAGCTTTTGGTTTACCAATAAATTATAGATATAGATCATTAAATAACAAATCTGTTACGATTGAAGGTCATATGAAAAAAGAACGCGAACGTTGTGCATCACCATTAATTTTTAAAGTCTTAGCTGTAAAAAATAATACAATTAATTATTATCCAATGATTGTATTTTTTGAACGTGAACTACTTCCTAAGGGGGATAAAATAATAATAAAAGATACTTCAAATAATAATAAAAGACCAATTTGGGTCAATGTACCGTCAAATGAAATTATTCATAGCTTTCTTAGTGAATTTCCTAATATCATTGAGGTTAAAATATGA
- the cas6 gene encoding CRISPR-associated endoribonuclease Cas6: MRLKLTLQCVSKPAVIPINYNYQFSAAIYLLLKFGSPEFSEFLHNNGYKIENKNFKLFTFAVKLRKYQILNNNRLEGNHFELLSPFIDLYISSPLVESFIKNFVIGTFEKQKVHIVHKQYVSRFVIKHVELIPDPEITNEMNFRLLSPLVLSTLVLRNGRLSPYYLRINDPGIEENLLQNLVRKYRLIYKQDIKVDDFYFEFDKEYIEKKKGVVSKLITIAEGSKNESKIKGIMCDFKIRTNPELIKVGYECGFGSKNSMGFGFVEVNGKTYDQLKEKIFNIQNTKQLEKH; this comes from the coding sequence ATGAGACTAAAACTTACATTGCAGTGTGTATCGAAACCAGCGGTAATTCCAATCAACTATAATTATCAATTTTCCGCTGCGATATATCTCCTCTTAAAATTTGGCTCACCCGAATTCTCTGAATTTCTACACAACAATGGTTACAAAATTGAAAATAAGAATTTCAAGCTTTTCACTTTTGCTGTTAAACTTAGAAAGTATCAAATCTTAAACAACAATCGATTGGAAGGCAATCATTTTGAACTTCTTTCACCATTTATAGACCTTTATATCTCCTCACCGCTTGTCGAGTCATTTATAAAAAATTTTGTCATTGGAACTTTTGAAAAGCAAAAAGTTCACATCGTACACAAGCAGTATGTTAGTCGATTTGTGATTAAGCATGTCGAATTAATCCCTGATCCAGAAATAACTAACGAAATGAATTTCCGACTGCTCTCTCCGCTGGTTCTTTCAACTCTTGTATTAAGGAATGGAAGATTAAGTCCTTACTATCTAAGAATAAATGATCCAGGCATTGAAGAAAATCTATTACAAAATCTGGTAAGAAAATATAGACTCATTTATAAACAGGATATTAAAGTTGATGATTTTTACTTTGAATTTGATAAGGAATATATCGAAAAGAAAAAAGGAGTTGTATCAAAACTTATAACAATTGCTGAAGGTTCTAAGAATGAAAGTAAAATAAAAGGGATAATGTGTGATTTCAAGATCAGAACAAACCCAGAATTAATTAAAGTCGGCTACGAATGTGGTTTCGGAAGCAAAAATTCAATGGGCTTTGGTTTTGTGGAGGTGAATGGAAAGACATATGATCAATTAAAAGAAAAAATTTTTAATATTCAGAATACCAAGCAATTAGAAAAACATTAA
- a CDS encoding ATP-binding domain-containing protein produces the protein MAEFLDFINDAVILAHNLPFDLRMLIENCRRNGIAINENKFTASFDTITITRRIFPTLKSYSLASLIEEFNLKAQNTHNAYDDVIATFELVKYLSIYLKDKIQVQEKIFTDNQKILRNFINGFYPLWSKVKFYFNTSKNIVDIISEFLIYLVTNYKYDIKDEDGVNLKKLFRHLSLKCQENTLEKNLRKHVPLYETLKEPDLVIGDEKVVISTIHRAKGLEFTNVIIPECNRDVFRYQNSNNSNEDARILYVAMTRAKKRLFFITKNNSMSPFLEKIKSHFEIEE, from the coding sequence TTGGCAGAATTCTTAGATTTTATAAACGACGCTGTTATCTTAGCCCATAATCTTCCCTTTGATTTAAGAATGCTTATTGAAAATTGTAGAAGAAATGGAATAGCTATTAATGAAAATAAATTTACCGCTTCCTTTGATACAATAACTATTACAAGAAGAATTTTTCCAACCCTTAAATCATATAGTCTTGCATCATTAATCGAAGAGTTCAATCTTAAAGCTCAAAATACTCACAATGCTTATGATGATGTAATCGCTACATTTGAATTAGTTAAATATTTATCTATCTACCTTAAGGATAAAATTCAAGTTCAGGAAAAAATTTTTACAGATAATCAAAAAATTTTAAGGAATTTTATTAATGGATTTTATCCATTATGGTCAAAAGTAAAATTCTATTTTAATACTTCTAAAAACATAGTTGATATTATCTCTGAATTTTTAATTTATCTGGTAACGAATTACAAATATGATATTAAAGATGAAGACGGAGTTAATCTTAAAAAATTGTTTAGACATTTGTCTTTAAAGTGTCAAGAAAATACTCTAGAGAAAAACTTAAGAAAACATGTTCCACTTTACGAGACATTAAAAGAACCTGATCTCGTCATAGGCGATGAAAAAGTAGTGATCTCCACAATTCATAGAGCTAAAGGTTTAGAATTTACAAATGTGATTATTCCTGAATGTAACAGAGATGTTTTTCGATACCAAAATTCTAATAATTCAAATGAAGATGCGAGAATCCTCTACGTTGCTATGACAAGAGCAAAGAAAAGACTATTCTTTATTACGAAAAACAATTCAATGAGTCCATTTTTAGAAAAGATAAAATCGCATTTTGAAATTGAAGAATAA
- a CDS encoding UvrD-helicase domain-containing protein, with amino-acid sequence MDNQINLSQEQINIVHLAKGKHLVLAPPGTGKTELLSHRILFAIENGINPEEMVCLTFTNRAAKAMKERVERYSPDCKVFIGNIHRFCLNFLNKNKLIPNATILLDEEDSSLLIKEILEENNIRLNSISPDARIDDLIRLNSYLKQTKFGFPQNLVLKPKDILYYMFGDQLIKKICSDYEKIKEENLFLDFDDLLTLTYLHLIKDNRIKFQKYSWIQVDEIQDLNALHFEIIRLISAPDCHLVYFGDPEQSIFSFLGADLSNIEDIKKSFQIHTLSLNFRSPSYLLKVYNDFARNYLNPQWNQEPVSFQSQSKPPGTLKIFKVADPSLLDKTISELINDLIKEERSQTAILVRTNNSVKNFSRLLNQQSIDHFKVSHFDLFRTAVIKDVMAFLNCLIDDYSRLNWARILKHFGKINTFKEARNFVNKLYNSGLYPTDFLKENFFELELKLFNDILKNNKIILFDTETTGKNPEIDDIIQIAAIEIEKGQRKREFNRYLKTNKDLSKSVKFMELQMII; translated from the coding sequence TTGGATAATCAAATTAATTTATCACAGGAACAAATTAACATTGTTCATCTGGCAAAGGGGAAGCACTTAGTTCTGGCACCTCCCGGGACTGGGAAAACAGAATTACTTTCGCATAGAATTCTTTTTGCAATAGAAAATGGAATCAATCCCGAAGAGATGGTTTGTCTTACTTTTACAAATCGTGCTGCAAAAGCAATGAAGGAAAGAGTTGAAAGATACTCCCCTGATTGTAAAGTTTTCATCGGAAATATTCACAGATTTTGCCTTAACTTTCTCAATAAAAACAAACTCATACCAAATGCGACAATTCTACTTGACGAAGAAGATTCCTCACTTTTAATTAAAGAAATCTTAGAAGAAAATAATATAAGACTAAATTCTATATCTCCTGATGCTCGCATAGATGATTTAATACGATTAAACTCTTATCTAAAACAAACAAAATTCGGCTTTCCACAAAATTTAGTTCTAAAGCCTAAAGATATACTTTATTACATGTTTGGAGATCAACTTATTAAAAAAATCTGTTCGGATTATGAAAAAATAAAAGAGGAAAATCTCTTTCTTGATTTTGACGATCTTTTAACTTTGACTTACCTTCATCTGATCAAAGATAACAGGATCAAATTTCAGAAATACTCATGGATTCAAGTTGACGAGATTCAGGATTTAAATGCTCTTCATTTTGAAATTATAAGATTAATTTCTGCACCCGATTGTCACTTAGTTTACTTCGGGGATCCTGAGCAATCAATTTTTTCATTCCTGGGAGCCGATTTAAGTAACATTGAGGATATTAAAAAGAGTTTTCAGATTCACACATTAAGTCTGAATTTTAGATCACCTTCCTATCTGCTTAAAGTTTACAATGATTTTGCAAGGAATTATCTTAACCCACAATGGAACCAGGAACCAGTTTCTTTTCAGTCGCAGTCAAAACCACCTGGAACATTAAAAATATTTAAAGTAGCTGACCCATCTCTTCTGGATAAAACAATCAGTGAATTGATTAATGATTTAATAAAGGAAGAAAGATCTCAAACAGCAATTCTGGTAAGAACTAACAATAGTGTAAAAAATTTTAGCAGGCTATTAAATCAGCAAAGTATAGATCATTTCAAAGTTTCACATTTTGATTTATTTAGAACTGCCGTAATAAAAGATGTGATGGCTTTTTTGAATTGTTTGATTGATGATTATTCAAGACTAAACTGGGCAAGAATTTTAAAACATTTTGGAAAAATTAACACTTTTAAAGAAGCCAGAAATTTTGTGAATAAACTTTATAACTCTGGACTATATCCCACAGATTTTCTAAAAGAAAATTTTTTTGAATTAGAATTAAAACTTTTTAATGATATACTTAAAAACAATAAAATTATTTTATTCGATACAGAAACAACAGGAAAAAATCCCGAAATTGATGACATTATTCAAATTGCGGCAATAGAAATAGAAAAAGGTCAAAGGAAAAGAGAGTTTAATCGTTATTTAAAGACAAACAAAGATTTATCAAAAAGTGTAAAATTCATGGAATTACAAATGATTATTTAA